A window of the Xenopus laevis strain J_2021 chromosome 9_10L, Xenopus_laevis_v10.1, whole genome shotgun sequence genome harbors these coding sequences:
- the prrt2.L gene encoding proline-rich transmembrane protein 2 — translation MATPPADTGPPPEGQAASPEPAAPVSTTTVVVIEEPQSPQEATGSEVEHHVTIQSKSPSLNDLKSQPAANGGPRAPSLSGSEGRLAQPVSNSPRPSLCRQESTATASGAQEKPKDYLFIAILSCFCPMWPVNIVGFAYSLMSRNSLQQGDIDGAFRLGRVAKLLSIVALVGGVLIIILSCVINFGIL, via the exons ATGGCGACACCTCCAGCAGATACAGGGCCACCCCCTGAGGGTCAAGCTGCTTCTCCTGAGCCTGCAGCCCCTGTCTCCACAACTACTGTGGTTGTTATAGAGGAGCCACAGTCACCACAGGAGGCCACTGGATCAGAGGTTGAGCATCATGTGACCATCCAATCAAAATCTCCCTCCCTCAATGACCTGAAGTCTCAGCCGGCTGCTAATGGAGGACCTCGTGCCCCCAGCTTGAGTGGCTCAGAAGGTCGCCTCGCACAGCCAGTTTCTAATTCACCCAGACCAAGTCTTTGCAGACAAGAATCTACCGCCACAGCCAGTGGAGCCCAGGAAAAGCCCAAAGACTATCTGTTTATTGCCATCCTATCCTGCTTCTGTCCAATGTGGCCTGTCAACATTGTGGGCTTTGCGTACTCCCTCATG TCTCGCAACAGCCTGCAGCAGGGGGATATCGATGGAGCTTTCCGTCTGGGCCGTGTGGCCAAACTCCTGAGCATTGTGGCTTTAGTTGGAGGCGTGCTGATCATCATCTTATCCTGTGTCATCAATTTTGGAA